A segment of the Puniceicoccales bacterium genome:
GAAATATGATAAAAGAATTATGAAATTTTACGAGAAATTTTACAAAAAAAATCAGCAAAAAACTATCAATCGTTTTGGCGGGATAGACGGGACTCGAACCCGCGACCTCCTGCGTGACAGGCAGGCGCTCTGACCAATTGAGCTACTACCCCCAAGCCAATGATATGGAATCTGAAGCTTAGCACGGTTTTGTCAAGAGCTGTTTCTTTGCAAAGCATTAGATAATTTTATATTTCCCATTGGCAATAACCATATTTCTCGGCCAATCCCTTTATGGCCTCAGCAGCAGCTTTTCGCCATCAATGGAATCACGGCTACAACAATTTATAATATTCCACAGCAGATCAATTTAGAAGCAAAACCTTTAAATTTCATCGAAAAAAAATGCAATGAGCTGAATCCGTAGACCAATGGTCGGATGAATATTTTGCATGGCACCGAATCAACATTCCGACAAAGCTTAATACATCATTGAACTTCATAATGTTATAACATACATTCATCTGGGTCTTCAGATATATTTACGCAAAATACTATGGGAGCAAATTTTCTGCCAATGCCAATCTATATAGACGTTAAATAAATAAAAATATGCAAGAATAAAAATAGTCTCTTGAAATTTATTGAATTATTATAATCACATTGTTACCATCTCTGCATCAATAGGTTTGCAGCGGGTTTATATTAATGTATTTCATTGGTTATGAAGAAATTGGTTATAGCAGAAAAACCGAGTGTTGCTCGGGATATTGTAAATGTTCTTGGAAAATTTGAAAAAAATGGAGAATTTTATGAAAATGATGACTATGTGATCAGTTCAGCTGTTGGCCATTTGGTCGAGCTTTTCATGCCCGAAGACATTGATACAAATCTGAAAAAATGGTCACTGGACGTACTTCCGATTTTGCCAAAAAAATTCGAAAAAAAACCCATAGAACAGACGAAAAAAAAGTTTAATGAGCTCAAAAAATTGATGGCACGCAAGGACATTGACATCGTAATAAATGCCTGTGATGCCGGCCGAGAGGGCGAATTAATTTTCACCTATATCTATGAATTGGCTGGTTGCAAAAAAATAATAAAACGGCTATGGCTATCATCGATGACCATCGAAGCAATTCGCGATGGATTTTCACGTCTGCGCACCGAAGAAGAAATGAAAAACCTCCAATATGCAGCCAAATGCCGCTCCGAAGCCGATTGGCTAATCGGCATAAATGGAACGAGGGCCGTGACGACCAAAATGTTTCGAACAAGAGCAGGCAATGTGGCCACCGTAGGGCGAGTCCAAACTCCAACCCTATCAATGATCTGCACCAGAGAAAAGGAAATAACAAATTTTATGCCCAGAGATTATTGGCGAATCATCGGAAATTTTGGCATAACAAACGGCACATACCTCGGCACGTTCAATAAACTCAATGTCCAAAAAAACGATCCTCAGGACCGCGGAGATCGAATCTGGTCCGAAGAAGAAGCAAATAAAATAATCAACGAAATCAATGCTGCTAAAGTGGCCATTGTTTCAGAAAAAAAGAAGAGGACAAAGCAGAATGCTCCACGACTCTACGACCTAACCACATTGCAGAGAGAAGCAAATACACGCTACAGCATGCCAGCCGGCATGACTTTAAATCTGGCCCAATCCCTCTACGAAAAACATAAATGCATCACCTATCCCAGGACCGATGCCAATGCGCTGCCAGAAGACTATGGCCAAACCTGTGTCGATATTTTAAATTCTATCACTCAGGAATTCAAAGAGTTCGCGGATATGGTTTTGAAAAATAACTGGGTGGACACATCCAATAAAAAAATATTCAACAACAAACAAATCAGCGATCACTTCGCCATAATCCCCACGGTAAAACGGCCAACCTCTTTGTCCGAAGAGGAATCAAAAATCTACTCAATGATAGCCAAACGGTTCATTGCAATTTTCTTCCCGGCAGCCGAATTCGACGTAACAACCAGAATGTCCAAAGTGGGACACCATGAATTTTTTACCGAAGGAAAAGTTTTGGCCAAGCCAGGATGGCTGACCGTCCATGGCAAAGCTGCCGCCGATCCGGAAAATGAAACAATACCAGCTTTATCAGAACAAGATGGAGAACCAGCTAAGGCCAATGTGATAGAGGTCCGTGCATCCAAAGAAGCCACCAAGCCGCCGCCTAGATATACCGAAGCAACTCTTCTGGCGATGATGGAAAGTGCCGGCAAAATGGTTGATGATGAGGAACTTGCTGAAGCTATGAAGGAACGTGGCCTTGGCACACCAGCCACCCGGGCCCAAACCATAGACCATCTGATCTCTTTGAAATACATCGAAAGAAATAAACGCGACCTGATACCTACGCCAAAGGCCGAAGATCTGTTTACATTTTTAGATGCCTTCAATATCAATATTTTATCAAGTCCAGCCCTGACCGGAGAATGGGAATATAAGCTACGCCAAATGGAACAGGGGAACCTGGACCGAGAGTCGTTTATCAACGGCATCGTTGATCTGACCAAGGATATTGTAGAAAAATTAAAACTTTTTAATGAAACGGATAAAGCCCTGCGACAATCAAACCTCATATCTCCCAGCGATAACCTGCCAATGCAGGAAACCTTAAAGGATTTTAGATCTCAGGATGGTCAAATAGTGCTGCCAAAGACTCTATCCGGCAGAAGGATGCTAAGTCATGAACTTGAAGAGCTATTGCGAAATAAAAAAGTTGGCCCCATAGATGGATTTCGATCCAAATTAGGAAAATTGTACTCGGCAACACTGGTACTCGATGAAACTGGCAAAATCAGTTTTTCCTTTGAAAAAAACACCGAACATGCAGATGATCCATTGATTACCATTGAGAAGCTACAAACCTGTGAAATTATTTGTAAGTGCCTATGCAA
Coding sequences within it:
- a CDS encoding DNA topoisomerase 3 — encoded protein: MKKLVIAEKPSVARDIVNVLGKFEKNGEFYENDDYVISSAVGHLVELFMPEDIDTNLKKWSLDVLPILPKKFEKKPIEQTKKKFNELKKLMARKDIDIVINACDAGREGELIFTYIYELAGCKKIIKRLWLSSMTIEAIRDGFSRLRTEEEMKNLQYAAKCRSEADWLIGINGTRAVTTKMFRTRAGNVATVGRVQTPTLSMICTREKEITNFMPRDYWRIIGNFGITNGTYLGTFNKLNVQKNDPQDRGDRIWSEEEANKIINEINAAKVAIVSEKKKRTKQNAPRLYDLTTLQREANTRYSMPAGMTLNLAQSLYEKHKCITYPRTDANALPEDYGQTCVDILNSITQEFKEFADMVLKNNWVDTSNKKIFNNKQISDHFAIIPTVKRPTSLSEEESKIYSMIAKRFIAIFFPAAEFDVTTRMSKVGHHEFFTEGKVLAKPGWLTVHGKAAADPENETIPALSEQDGEPAKANVIEVRASKEATKPPPRYTEATLLAMMESAGKMVDDEELAEAMKERGLGTPATRAQTIDHLISLKYIERNKRDLIPTPKAEDLFTFLDAFNINILSSPALTGEWEYKLRQMEQGNLDRESFINGIVDLTKDIVEKLKLFNETDKALRQSNLISPSDNLPMQETLKDFRSQDGQIVLPKTLSGRRMLSHELEELLRNKKVGPIDGFRSKLGKLYSATLVLDETGKISFSFEKNTEHADDPLITIEKLQTCEIICKCLCNNCNGNVYDYENAYICENFINKDKEARCTLRIGKYVLGKELSREQAIKLISDGKTDMIDGFRSKKTGRLFSAILIFNQGKLSFEFQTKSKAVNKYTPPNTL